One genomic window of Candidatus Eisenbacteria bacterium includes the following:
- a CDS encoding ParB/RepB/Spo0J family partition protein — protein sequence MSTRQADLPPSVLFVSKLNTRTDLNAGQEDSGIDELAASIGENGLLQPITVRPVSGGRYEVVIGQRRFLACKRAGLGSIPCLVRDDLADADAVTISLVENVHRADMSPLDKARALKSLYDRHDSYEKVAKETSWSTKTIRKYMSLLDLPRDLQQRIGTSDGPSGVGALARLARTFSGQQASDVYERIAGFRQPIQEEILKRSGGDILKVDELVEEAMEGAFDTRICGGRFKCEVIRDLLEGQITRGDFEDLVKEVAQNVGSDVKRGALREAARSFWKALASGKSKP from the coding sequence ATGTCAACTCGTCAGGCAGACCTACCGCCTAGCGTTCTTTTTGTGTCTAAGCTTAACACGCGAACCGATCTCAACGCAGGTCAAGAAGACTCTGGAATCGACGAACTGGCTGCCAGTATTGGAGAAAATGGGTTACTGCAACCTATCACCGTTCGACCAGTTTCCGGAGGGCGTTATGAAGTCGTTATCGGTCAGCGTCGCTTCCTGGCCTGTAAGAGGGCGGGGCTTGGCAGCATTCCCTGTCTAGTACGTGATGACCTCGCCGACGCCGACGCGGTGACTATCTCGCTCGTGGAGAACGTCCACCGAGCTGACATGAGTCCCCTTGACAAAGCGCGCGCTCTTAAGTCGCTATACGATCGTCACGACTCATACGAGAAAGTGGCCAAGGAGACCTCGTGGTCCACCAAGACAATCCGAAAGTACATGAGCCTTCTGGACCTGCCTCGGGACTTGCAGCAGAGAATTGGTACTTCTGACGGTCCCTCTGGCGTCGGCGCACTTGCACGTCTCGCCAGAACTTTCTCGGGTCAGCAAGCGAGTGACGTGTACGAGAGGATAGCTGGCTTCAGGCAGCCTATACAGGAGGAAATCCTGAAGCGGAGCGGCGGCGACATCCTCAAGGTAGACGAGCTAGTCGAAGAGGCCATGGAAGGCGCCTTTGATACACGCATATGCGGAGGCCGTTTCAAATGCGAGGTAATCCGCGACCTTCTTGAGGGGCAAATCACCCGCGGAGATTTCGAGGACCTAGTAAAGGAAGTTGCCCAAAACGTCGGTTCTGATGTCAAGAGGGGCGCTCTTCGAGAGGCTGCGCGCAGCTTCTGGAAAGCCCTCGCCTCTGGAAAATCCAAACCTTGA
- a CDS encoding BrnT family toxin translates to MKAARFELDEDKDRENQAKHGVPFRLAQQAFLDARRVVLEDVSHSVGEARHYCIGQVRGAILTVRFTYRRDVIRIFGTGYWRRGKRIYEEQNKIHR, encoded by the coding sequence ATGAAGGCTGCGCGCTTCGAGTTGGACGAGGATAAGGACAGAGAGAACCAGGCCAAACACGGCGTCCCCTTCCGTCTGGCACAGCAGGCCTTTCTGGACGCACGTCGTGTTGTTCTGGAGGATGTCAGCCACAGTGTTGGAGAAGCTCGTCACTACTGCATCGGGCAAGTCAGGGGTGCAATCCTGACGGTTAGATTCACTTATCGCCGCGATGTAATTCGCATCTTTGGAACCGGATATTGGAGGAGAGGAAAGAGGATCTATGAGGAACAAAATAAGATACACAGATGA
- a CDS encoding CopG family transcriptional regulator, producing MRNKIRYTDERLGEVQLVKDFLPPPEQLVLREDTVKVTISLSRSSVEFFKSVAKQRRTQYQKMIRHLLDLYVTQFRQRPLTGRSTRRANARR from the coding sequence ATGAGGAACAAAATAAGATACACAGATGAGCGACTGGGTGAAGTTCAGCTTGTGAAGGATTTTCTTCCTCCGCCAGAGCAATTGGTGTTGAGGGAAGATACCGTTAAGGTGACGATTTCGCTGAGTCGGTCGAGCGTCGAGTTTTTCAAGAGTGTTGCGAAGCAGCGGCGTACGCAGTATCAGAAGATGATTCGCCACCTGCTCGACCTGTATGTGACCCAGTTCAGACAAAGGCCCCTAACAGGGCGCTCCACCAGACGTGCTAACGCGCGCAGGTAA
- a CDS encoding HNH endonuclease signature motif containing protein, with protein sequence MPKKRNQIPATVRKAVLKEFNHRCAVCGADRPHLHHIDQDRSNNDPRNLVPLCPNCHLSDQHDASNAIPRAKLRLFRHYKHRHILKPQFNPVFRRLAFLSSIDDAADVRTLQENVRELVALARSLAMGEFYADSLGKLLDRPKHPWIAVIGDPESEARWAAQSREDDRQYREQLRRAGPAAEALVIEMLEYQVWS encoded by the coding sequence GTGCCGAAGAAGCGTAACCAGATTCCAGCGACAGTTCGGAAGGCTGTCTTGAAGGAGTTCAACCACCGGTGTGCCGTTTGTGGCGCGGACAGGCCACACCTCCACCACATCGATCAGGATCGCTCTAATAACGACCCGAGGAATCTCGTTCCCCTCTGCCCGAACTGTCATCTCAGCGACCAGCATGATGCCTCCAATGCCATTCCGCGCGCGAAACTTCGCCTTTTCAGGCATTACAAGCATCGCCACATTCTCAAGCCGCAGTTCAACCCGGTGTTTCGCCGCTTGGCCTTCTTGTCGTCAATTGACGATGCCGCCGATGTGCGTACGCTCCAGGAGAATGTGAGGGAGCTGGTTGCCTTGGCCCGGAGCCTAGCCATGGGCGAGTTCTACGCTGATTCACTCGGAAAGTTGCTTGATCGGCCGAAGCACCCGTGGATTGCTGTCATTGGCGACCCTGAGTCTGAGGCCCGATGGGCCGCTCAATCTCGCGAGGACGACCGTCAGTACCGCGAGCAGCTGCGCCGTGCGGGACCTGCCGCCGAGGCGCTCGTGATAGAGATGCTTGAGTATCAAGTGTGGTCTTAA
- a CDS encoding type II CAAX endopeptidase family protein translates to MTRRLTIFLAASFLVTWTCWGILVPLARARTMVYGQPPFMCLYMLGGLGPTIAAYIAVLATRAQSPLGEFHSRLFRWRVAGWWYVIAAALPAALALASVGVAVLVDPDFLRGLSVRPWYMLVPLFFVMVGGGGLEELGWRGIAQPEMERCLRRPTAAVLVGLIWSLWHLPLFVLPGVGQYGTNFPVFAIGLVGEALILAWLYGRTESILLCILFHAGWNAVATLGLAIPSDQRLLAVLDACLRVVVGALLLAVGSALSDKRMEPTAPSAIMERRG, encoded by the coding sequence ATGACCCGCCGCCTAACAATCTTTCTCGCGGCCTCCTTTCTGGTCACATGGACCTGTTGGGGGATCTTGGTGCCACTGGCTCGCGCACGGACAATGGTCTACGGCCAGCCGCCTTTCATGTGTCTTTACATGCTCGGCGGCCTGGGACCGACCATTGCCGCCTACATAGCGGTGCTGGCTACACGGGCGCAATCGCCCCTCGGGGAGTTTCACTCGCGACTTTTCCGCTGGAGAGTTGCGGGGTGGTGGTACGTCATTGCAGCTGCGCTTCCCGCGGCTCTTGCTCTGGCGTCGGTGGGCGTTGCCGTCTTAGTTGATCCTGATTTCCTGAGGGGATTGTCCGTGCGGCCTTGGTACATGCTCGTCCCCCTCTTTTTCGTAATGGTCGGTGGCGGCGGCCTAGAGGAACTCGGCTGGCGGGGGATCGCTCAGCCCGAGATGGAGCGGTGCCTTCGCCGTCCGACCGCCGCGGTGCTGGTCGGCCTGATCTGGTCCCTATGGCATCTTCCGCTGTTCGTCCTTCCCGGCGTCGGGCAGTATGGGACCAACTTCCCTGTGTTTGCCATCGGGCTTGTCGGTGAAGCCCTGATCTTGGCTTGGCTTTATGGTCGTACCGAGAGCATTCTCCTCTGCATTCTCTTCCACGCCGGCTGGAATGCCGTTGCGACCCTTGGCTTGGCAATTCCGTCCGACCAGCGTCTGCTGGCCGTGCTGGATGCGTGCCTCAGGGTGGTCGTTGGCGCACTTCTTCTGGCCGTCGGTTCGGCGCTGTCTGACAAGCGCATGGAGCCCACGGCGCCCAGCGCGATCATGGAGCGCCGCGGCTGA
- a CDS encoding type II toxin-antitoxin system Phd/YefM family antitoxin — translation MRKVALSTMKDDLSRFLRLAEKERIIITRHGKPAGVLIGFKTEDEWFEYRMENDPRFLKRIAAARRSLRAGHGVQLEAADV, via the coding sequence ATGAGGAAGGTAGCTCTTTCAACCATGAAGGATGATCTGTCGCGTTTTCTTCGTCTCGCGGAGAAGGAGCGGATTATCATTACTCGTCATGGGAAGCCCGCTGGGGTACTTATTGGTTTCAAGACTGAGGACGAGTGGTTTGAATACAGGATGGAGAACGATCCTCGTTTCTTAAAGCGGATTGCCGCTGCACGTCGCAGTCTCCGCGCAGGCCACGGTGTGCAACTTGAAGCAGCCGATGTGTGA
- a CDS encoding GNAT family N-acetyltransferase, producing MRLSTTDLEIEVRAGTVEDIPLLMSFIRSMAEYEKLQVTATEHILQESLFGEHPAAYTLLAFVDGRPVAYAVYFFTFATMAGKRSLWLDDLFVTPDFRGKGIATALMAYLADVAIQNKCGRFEWMVLEWNESAIGFYERLGAKVLTEWRIHRLEEAQLPRVASKLAIAKGGG from the coding sequence ATGAGACTTTCCACAACTGATTTGGAGATTGAAGTGCGCGCAGGAACGGTTGAAGACATCCCATTGCTAATGTCATTCATACGGTCAATGGCGGAATACGAGAAACTTCAGGTTACTGCAACAGAGCACATCCTTCAGGAGTCACTCTTTGGCGAGCACCCTGCCGCATATACTTTGCTTGCCTTTGTCGATGGCAGACCCGTTGCCTATGCTGTTTATTTCTTCACTTTTGCCACTATGGCTGGAAAGCGCAGCCTCTGGCTGGATGACTTGTTCGTGACCCCGGACTTTCGCGGGAAAGGTATAGCCACGGCTTTGATGGCCTATTTGGCGGATGTCGCGATTCAAAACAAGTGCGGCCGCTTTGAGTGGATGGTGCTTGAGTGGAACGAATCGGCCATTGGTTTCTACGAGAGGCTGGGCGCAAAGGTTCTCACAGAGTGGCGCATTCATCGCTTGGAGGAGGCTCAACTGCCGCGCGTTGCCAGCAAGTTGGCAATTGCCAAGGGCGGCGGCTAA
- a CDS encoding GNAT family N-acetyltransferase: MKIRSMTASDEPAVREVVAGLSDWFDDDARTRSIPVDLKHHTTFVADKGDDVVGFIALHVYNGRLDISWMGVRNDYRGKGIGTLLLHRAEELGRAWGLRELTTFTLGDTVEYEPYESTRRFYLKNGFEVYQRNQTDNPGCPEEWRLKKQIVQP; this comes from the coding sequence ATGAAGATCAGGTCCATGACAGCATCAGATGAGCCGGCTGTCCGTGAAGTAGTCGCCGGACTCTCCGATTGGTTCGATGATGATGCCCGAACCAGATCAATTCCCGTCGACCTGAAGCATCACACGACCTTTGTTGCGGACAAAGGCGATGATGTAGTTGGGTTCATCGCGCTCCACGTCTACAACGGCAGACTGGATATCAGCTGGATGGGTGTACGAAACGATTACCGCGGCAAAGGAATCGGAACCCTGTTACTTCACCGAGCCGAGGAGCTTGGAAGAGCATGGGGATTGCGTGAGCTGACAACCTTCACCCTCGGCGATACCGTTGAGTATGAACCCTATGAATCGACGAGGCGCTTTTATCTGAAGAACGGGTTCGAGGTTTACCAGAGGAATCAAACCGACAACCCGGGATGCCCTGAGGAGTGGAGACTGAAGAAACAGATCGTCCAGCCATGA
- a CDS encoding helix-turn-helix domain-containing protein, whose amino-acid sequence MRESKRKRLESKGWRFGTAAEFLGLSPKEAAYVELKVRLANNLKARRQRRRLTQHGLARLVKSSQSRVAKMEAGDPSVTLDLLIRALLALGVSSREIAKIISLPHRATAS is encoded by the coding sequence ATGCGTGAGTCAAAGAGAAAACGCCTGGAGTCAAAGGGCTGGCGCTTCGGCACGGCTGCGGAGTTCCTAGGGCTTTCCCCGAAGGAGGCTGCATACGTCGAGCTCAAGGTAAGGCTTGCAAACAATTTGAAGGCGCGAAGACAGCGGAGACGTCTGACCCAGCATGGATTGGCGCGCCTAGTCAAGTCCAGCCAGTCCCGGGTAGCCAAGATGGAAGCCGGCGACCCGTCCGTGACATTGGACTTGCTCATTCGGGCCCTCCTTGCTCTTGGAGTTTCGAGCCGCGAGATAGCAAAGATCATCTCATTGCCACACAGAGCTACAGCATCCTAA
- a CDS encoding type II CAAX endopeptidase family protein — MTSPFSEWMRRHPVISFYVLAFVISWLGWVPQAAYSRGLFPIQSPLFILLGGGGPTFAALIVTLVLAGKRGVRELFAPLLRWRVSVVWYCVALFWQPVILLAVVGLDMFLGKPTPDFGLVGPWFIVLSMFLTYLLFNLWEEVGWRGFALPRLQARHSALLSSLIIGVLWGLWHLPLFLDRSNPMSTFPFPAWFIGTVASAVLYTWLYNNAKGSLLIVSLFHAAGNTATAAIFVAFGRVISVQDFLLVTGMTCLAAIIIVAVFGPARLSRQTVP, encoded by the coding sequence GTGACATCACCTTTCTCTGAGTGGATGAGACGACATCCAGTAATTTCCTTCTACGTGTTGGCTTTCGTCATCTCGTGGTTGGGTTGGGTCCCGCAGGCCGCGTATTCGCGCGGTCTCTTTCCAATCCAAAGCCCGCTCTTCATTTTGCTTGGCGGTGGCGGACCGACCTTCGCAGCACTCATTGTTACACTAGTCTTGGCCGGGAAACGTGGCGTTCGAGAGTTGTTCGCGCCATTACTCCGGTGGCGAGTTAGCGTTGTTTGGTATTGCGTCGCGCTATTCTGGCAGCCTGTGATTCTGCTTGCCGTAGTCGGCCTGGATATGTTCCTAGGCAAGCCAACGCCTGACTTCGGATTGGTCGGCCCGTGGTTTATCGTCTTATCCATGTTTCTGACCTACTTGCTGTTCAACTTATGGGAGGAAGTGGGCTGGCGCGGGTTTGCATTACCGAGGTTACAAGCTCGCCACAGCGCGCTCCTCTCCAGTCTGATCATTGGTGTCTTGTGGGGCTTGTGGCATTTGCCGCTTTTCCTGGATAGGAGCAATCCGATGTCCACTTTCCCCTTCCCTGCGTGGTTTATCGGAACCGTTGCCTCCGCAGTCTTATACACATGGCTCTACAACAATGCGAAAGGCAGTTTGCTCATCGTCAGTCTGTTCCACGCCGCGGGGAATACAGCCACCGCCGCGATTTTTGTAGCTTTCGGTCGCGTTATTTCTGTCCAGGATTTTCTCTTAGTGACTGGAATGACCTGCCTCGCGGCCATCATAATCGTCGCCGTGTTCGGACCAGCACGCCTTTCGCGACAAACGGTTCCTTGA
- a CDS encoding DUF2007 domain-containing protein, translated as MKKVFTSINPMECSFRKTILESHGIRCMIKNELLSPLGGAIPAPEVWPELWILADERIEEAIQLLDVEEQDKGSSTECK; from the coding sequence TTGAAAAAGGTTTTCACGAGTATAAACCCAATGGAATGCAGTTTTCGTAAGACAATCCTAGAATCTCATGGTATCCGGTGTATGATTAAGAACGAGTTACTCTCACCGCTAGGGGGCGCAATACCGGCACCAGAGGTATGGCCCGAACTGTGGATTCTTGCTGACGAGAGAATTGAAGAAGCAATTCAGCTTCTTGATGTCGAAGAACAAGACAAAGGCTCTTCTACCGAATGTAAATAG
- a CDS encoding DUF2007 domain-containing protein, with translation MFCPECRAEYREGFLRCTDCDVDLVAELPPEPEPEFVDYEEILATYSHGDIALIKSILDGEDIDYFFKGEYFAYVNPLADPVRLMVRKDQVEDVRNILKDLKLSYFGCQPG, from the coding sequence ATGTTTTGTCCAGAATGTAGAGCAGAATATCGCGAAGGATTCCTCAGGTGTACGGACTGCGATGTCGATCTGGTCGCCGAGCTACCGCCTGAACCCGAACCCGAGTTTGTGGATTACGAAGAGATCCTGGCCACTTATAGTCATGGCGACATCGCCCTGATAAAGAGTATTCTAGATGGTGAGGACATAGACTATTTCTTCAAGGGAGAGTATTTTGCTTACGTGAACCCGCTTGCCGATCCTGTCAGATTGATGGTAAGGAAGGACCAAGTGGAGGATGTTAGGAATATTCTGAAGGACCTGAAACTGTCGTATTTTGGGTGTCAACCCGGATAG
- a CDS encoding DUF4870 domain-containing protein — protein sequence MNTNASTVEIPRNARQWAMICHLSALSGLLGNGIGFLLGPLIVWLIKREDHPFINKQGKEAVNFQITMFIVLFISAILCLLLIGFAFLIVVAFLMTIFPIIAAVRSNNGEDYKYPVSLRFIK from the coding sequence ATGAACACCAACGCTTCGACGGTCGAAATCCCTCGAAACGCAAGACAATGGGCCATGATATGCCACTTGAGTGCGCTGTCTGGTCTGCTGGGAAACGGCATCGGCTTTCTCCTGGGCCCCCTGATTGTATGGCTGATCAAGAGAGAGGACCATCCCTTCATCAATAAGCAAGGCAAGGAAGCGGTGAACTTTCAGATCACCATGTTCATTGTTCTCTTCATATCTGCGATATTATGCCTTCTCTTGATAGGCTTCGCGTTTCTGATTGTCGTTGCTTTCCTGATGACCATATTCCCGATTATTGCGGCGGTTCGTTCTAACAACGGGGAGGACTACAAATACCCAGTTTCGTTGCGTTTCATAAAATAG
- the glnA gene encoding type I glutamate--ammonia ligase: MDKTMFADFEAALAHIRDNEIKMIDLKFTDLAGRWHHVTLPTSQFGENLMRDGVAFDASAIGLRPVKAGDMVLIPDISTAFRDPFWDVPTLSFICSAYEADTKLPFGRDPRNIATRAEAYMRELGVADESRWGPEYEFYVFDSVSFENEVNAASYRLESSEADWQSSRGGHGHLIPRHGGYHAIPPKDQLFNLRSEMVMVLESMNIEVKYHHHEVGGPGQCEIETPMMAMVHSGDATQIVKYVTKMTAGRNQKTVTFMPKPLFGEAGNGMHFHQQLLKDNLNLFYDSRGYGKLSNIALLYIGGLLTHGPALLAFTNPSTNSYRRLVPGYEAPVNAFFSLGNRSAAIRVPKYADQPDSARFEFRPPDATCNVYLALAAQLMAGIDGIRRKIDPREAGFGPIDQNIFAWSEEQRKSIKPLPGSLREALDALERDHDFLLQGEVFDPGQIAEWIRVKREEYYDVRNRPHPFEVSAYFDV, from the coding sequence TTGGACAAGACGATGTTCGCGGACTTTGAAGCCGCCCTGGCTCACATTCGCGACAACGAGATCAAGATGATAGACCTCAAGTTCACCGATTTGGCGGGACGCTGGCATCACGTGACTTTGCCGACCAGTCAATTCGGGGAGAACTTGATGCGCGACGGTGTCGCGTTCGACGCCTCCGCCATCGGATTGCGTCCGGTAAAGGCCGGAGACATGGTGCTGATACCGGACATCTCGACGGCGTTTCGCGATCCGTTCTGGGACGTGCCTACCCTGAGTTTCATCTGCTCCGCCTACGAGGCCGACACGAAGCTGCCCTTCGGGCGGGATCCCCGCAACATCGCGACACGCGCCGAGGCTTACATGCGTGAACTTGGCGTCGCGGACGAGAGCCGATGGGGCCCGGAGTACGAGTTCTATGTGTTCGACAGCGTCTCTTTCGAGAACGAAGTGAACGCCGCGTCGTATCGCTTGGAAAGTAGTGAGGCCGACTGGCAAAGCTCACGAGGCGGCCACGGCCATCTCATTCCACGCCACGGTGGCTATCACGCAATTCCGCCGAAGGATCAATTGTTCAACCTGCGCAGCGAAATGGTGATGGTTCTGGAATCGATGAACATCGAGGTGAAGTATCATCACCACGAAGTCGGCGGGCCCGGCCAGTGCGAGATAGAAACCCCGATGATGGCGATGGTGCACAGCGGCGACGCCACACAAATCGTCAAATACGTCACCAAAATGACGGCCGGGCGCAACCAGAAGACGGTGACATTCATGCCCAAACCGCTCTTCGGAGAGGCGGGCAACGGCATGCATTTCCACCAGCAATTATTGAAGGACAATCTGAACTTGTTCTACGATTCGCGCGGCTACGGCAAACTGAGCAACATCGCGTTGTTGTACATCGGCGGCCTATTGACACACGGCCCGGCACTGTTGGCGTTCACGAATCCGTCCACCAACTCTTATCGACGCTTGGTGCCCGGCTACGAAGCGCCGGTAAACGCGTTCTTCAGCCTGGGCAATCGCAGCGCCGCAATCCGTGTGCCGAAGTACGCCGATCAGCCGGACAGTGCGCGCTTCGAATTCCGCCCGCCCGACGCGACGTGCAACGTCTACCTGGCGCTGGCGGCCCAACTCATGGCCGGCATCGACGGCATTCGACGCAAGATCGACCCGCGAGAGGCAGGGTTCGGGCCGATAGATCAGAACATCTTCGCCTGGAGCGAAGAGCAGCGGAAATCAATCAAGCCGTTGCCGGGGTCTCTCAGAGAAGCGCTGGACGCGCTTGAGCGAGATCACGATTTCCTCTTGCAGGGCGAAGTGTTCGACCCGGGTCAGATAGCAGAGTGGATCCGGGTGAAACGCGAGGAATACTACGACGTACGCAACCGGCCGCACCCGTTCGAGGTGTCCGCGTATTTCGACGTCTGA
- a CDS encoding DedA family protein encodes MGFTETIIQWVTHLIDVLGYPGVAFLMMLESMVAPVPSEAVMPFAGCLITVGRFSFLWVAISSTTGSIVGSLISYAVGYYGGKPFVIRFGRYVLLNLHDLEATERFFHRHGTITILIGRFIPVIRHLISIPAGAGRMNLLHFSLYTIIGACAWNTFLAWLGYHLGRHWEVVHKYSGPIDAVVLVLIASGLIYFVRAHLKRASAYPSGRQP; translated from the coding sequence GTGGGTTTCACAGAGACAATCATACAGTGGGTCACACATCTGATTGACGTCTTGGGTTATCCCGGCGTGGCGTTTCTCATGATGCTGGAAAGCATGGTGGCGCCGGTTCCAAGCGAAGCCGTGATGCCTTTTGCCGGGTGCTTGATTACGGTAGGCCGGTTTAGTTTTCTGTGGGTGGCGATATCGAGCACGACGGGAAGCATAGTCGGCTCCTTGATATCGTACGCGGTCGGTTACTACGGCGGCAAACCCTTCGTGATCAGATTCGGCAGGTACGTTCTTCTCAATCTTCACGATCTCGAAGCGACGGAGCGGTTCTTTCATCGACACGGCACGATAACTATTCTTATCGGTAGATTCATCCCCGTGATCCGCCACCTCATTTCCATACCGGCAGGAGCCGGAAGGATGAATCTCCTTCACTTCTCCCTCTACACAATAATCGGCGCGTGCGCGTGGAATACGTTCCTTGCCTGGCTTGGATATCACCTCGGAAGGCACTGGGAAGTGGTTCACAAATACAGCGGGCCGATTGACGCGGTCGTGCTTGTGCTCATCGCCTCCGGATTGATCTACTTCGTCAGGGCCCACTTGAAGAGGGCGAGCGCGTATCCGTCAGGCCGACAGCCGTGA